In the genome of Microbacterium saperdae, one region contains:
- a CDS encoding GAF domain-containing protein: MSRASDAIATLLDAAHDSDLVGPTAVSDALAQLGASEPDAAEIAELVHRSQRELSRLRRREHELSALFSSARELAELRDSDAVLARLVQRAHTMMGVDLAYLSEFDPDTRELRVRETSGSVSASFQTLRVPPGRGLASVVVESRMPQWVSDYSAYAKERHDSGIDDAVSAEGLVSLLGVPMVTSDDVLGVLFVANREARSFTPDQVALLTAVADHASIILQTTQTLRDLQESEDESRTTLASLTAHLVERDRANTVHQELVQAVLAGGGFGPVAETLASALGRAVAIIDAQEQIIAAAGLPLAPSMLTLPDPVREAIAESRRSGYCVAVPEGGVRAVAALSAGSRHFGALLLGDGDFELGAVDLRTIERAAQVGALLELQQEAASGADLRIRSELVADLLDDVPERRADVERRARRLGVDLQVLDSLILLSVPGDQHTAALRELSRQLDDRSLVGEYRGFVVAAYSADRGSVEVDRLRRHVASAIQHPVSVVVPRPASGALPEAFQTAMRTARLIAALELTDVTAQVDDFLPYSAILDTDVRALSAFLRDTIGAVRRYDEERGADLLGTLRAFVRNNASPTRTARALNFHTNTILQRLDRLDHVLGASWRDDERMFRIGIAVRLDELRDRLQMR, from the coding sequence ATGAGCCGCGCATCCGACGCGATCGCCACCCTGCTCGACGCCGCACACGACAGCGATCTGGTCGGCCCCACCGCGGTCAGCGATGCCCTCGCTCAGCTGGGGGCCTCGGAGCCGGATGCGGCCGAGATCGCCGAGCTCGTGCACCGCTCCCAACGCGAGCTCTCGCGCCTGCGCCGCCGCGAGCACGAGCTGTCGGCCCTGTTCTCCAGCGCCCGCGAACTCGCCGAGCTGCGCGACAGCGATGCCGTGCTCGCCCGTCTCGTGCAGCGCGCGCACACCATGATGGGCGTCGACCTGGCCTACCTGTCGGAGTTCGACCCCGACACCCGTGAACTGCGGGTGCGCGAGACCAGCGGTTCCGTCAGCGCGTCCTTCCAGACGCTGCGCGTGCCGCCGGGCCGGGGGCTGGCGAGCGTGGTGGTCGAGTCGCGGATGCCGCAGTGGGTGTCGGACTACTCGGCCTACGCGAAGGAGCGCCACGACTCGGGCATCGACGACGCCGTGTCCGCCGAGGGCCTGGTGTCGCTGCTCGGGGTGCCGATGGTGACCTCCGACGACGTGCTGGGCGTGCTGTTCGTCGCCAACCGGGAGGCGCGCAGCTTCACCCCCGACCAGGTCGCACTGCTCACGGCCGTCGCCGACCACGCGTCGATCATCCTGCAGACCACCCAGACGCTCCGCGACCTGCAGGAGTCGGAGGACGAGAGCCGCACCACCCTGGCCAGTCTCACCGCGCACCTCGTGGAGCGCGACCGGGCCAACACCGTGCACCAGGAGCTGGTGCAGGCCGTGCTCGCCGGCGGCGGGTTCGGCCCGGTGGCCGAGACTCTCGCCTCGGCGCTCGGTCGCGCGGTCGCGATCATCGACGCGCAGGAGCAGATCATCGCCGCCGCGGGTCTGCCCCTGGCTCCCAGCATGCTGACGCTGCCGGATCCCGTGCGCGAAGCGATCGCCGAGAGCCGTCGCTCCGGGTACTGCGTCGCGGTGCCGGAAGGGGGCGTGCGCGCCGTCGCCGCCCTGTCCGCCGGCAGTCGGCATTTCGGCGCGCTGCTGCTCGGCGACGGCGACTTCGAGCTCGGCGCCGTCGATCTGCGCACGATCGAGCGGGCGGCACAGGTCGGCGCGCTGCTCGAGCTGCAGCAGGAGGCCGCATCCGGAGCCGACCTGCGCATCCGCAGCGAACTGGTCGCCGATCTGCTCGACGACGTGCCGGAGCGCCGTGCGGATGTCGAGCGGCGCGCCCGCCGACTGGGCGTCGACCTGCAGGTGCTCGACTCGCTGATCCTCCTCTCGGTGCCGGGCGACCAGCACACCGCGGCGCTGCGCGAGCTGAGCCGACAGCTCGACGACCGCTCCCTCGTGGGCGAATACCGCGGATTCGTGGTCGCCGCCTACAGCGCTGATCGCGGGTCCGTCGAGGTCGATCGTCTGCGCCGGCACGTCGCCTCCGCGATCCAGCATCCGGTCTCGGTCGTGGTGCCGCGCCCGGCATCCGGCGCGCTGCCCGAGGCCTTCCAGACCGCGATGCGCACGGCCCGGCTGATCGCGGCGCTCGAGCTCACCGACGTGACCGCCCAGGTCGACGACTTCCTGCCCTATTCGGCGATCCTCGACACGGATGTACGGGCGCTGAGCGCGTTCCTGCGCGACACGATCGGTGCCGTCCGCCGCTACGACGAGGAGCGCGGTGCGGATCTGCTCGGCACGCTGCGCGCCTTCGTGCGCAACAACGCCAGCCCCACCCGCACGGCCCGCGCGCTGAACTTCCACACCAACACGATCCTGCAACGGCTCGACCGGCTCGACCACGTGCTCGGTGCGTCGTGGCGCGATGACGAGCGGATGTTCCGCATCGGCATCGCCGTGCGGCTCGACGAGCTGCGCGACCGCCTGCAGATGCGCTGA
- a CDS encoding hydroxymethylglutaryl-CoA lyase, translating to MTPKPSPRVQPEPGLPTRVTVYEVGPRDGLQAETDIIPGSVKAELCRRLYAAGSRDLEVTSFVPPTWIPQLADAAEVVAAVDVPDGARAVALVPNLRGLQRAIDAGVREVAVVVSATESFAKANLNTTRSGAIDRATEVIAAATADGIPVRGYVSMAFGDPWEGQVDTAAVISAATALHGAGARTIALGDTIGVATPGLTTRVVNETLAAGIPLPNVALHLHDTYGQSLANVHAALLLGVAEFDASVGGLGRCPYARGATGNLATEDLVWMLHGLGIETGLDLGALAATTEWLSRIRGIRAPSAVARALAAAGLDTTDTAQEAPTP from the coding sequence ATGACCCCGAAGCCGTCGCCGCGCGTGCAGCCGGAGCCCGGACTGCCGACGCGCGTCACCGTGTACGAGGTCGGACCCCGCGACGGCCTGCAGGCCGAGACCGACATCATCCCCGGCAGCGTCAAGGCCGAGCTCTGCCGTCGGCTGTACGCCGCGGGCTCACGGGACCTCGAGGTGACCAGCTTCGTGCCCCCGACCTGGATCCCGCAGCTCGCGGATGCCGCCGAGGTCGTCGCGGCCGTCGACGTGCCGGACGGTGCGCGCGCCGTCGCGCTGGTGCCGAACCTGCGCGGACTCCAGCGCGCGATCGACGCTGGGGTGCGCGAGGTCGCGGTGGTGGTGAGCGCGACCGAGTCGTTCGCGAAGGCGAACCTCAACACCACCAGGAGCGGGGCGATCGACCGCGCGACCGAGGTGATCGCCGCCGCCACGGCCGACGGCATCCCCGTGCGCGGGTATGTGTCGATGGCGTTCGGCGACCCGTGGGAGGGGCAGGTCGACACGGCAGCGGTGATCTCTGCGGCGACCGCGCTGCACGGCGCCGGTGCCCGGACCATCGCCCTCGGCGACACCATCGGCGTCGCCACCCCCGGACTCACGACCCGCGTGGTGAACGAGACCCTCGCCGCCGGCATCCCGCTCCCGAACGTCGCCCTGCACCTGCACGACACGTATGGACAGTCGCTCGCGAACGTGCACGCGGCACTGCTGCTGGGTGTCGCCGAGTTCGACGCCTCGGTCGGGGGACTGGGTCGCTGCCCCTACGCCAGGGGTGCGACGGGTAACCTCGCGACGGAGGACCTGGTGTGGATGCTGCACGGCCTGGGCATCGAGACCGGTCTCGACCTCGGCGCCCTCGCGGCGACGACCGAGTGGCTCTCCCGGATCCGCGGAATCCGGGCGCCGTCCGCCGTGGCGCGGGCGCTCGCCGCCGCCGGACTCGACACCACCGACACCGCACAGGAGGCTCCGACGCCATGA
- a CDS encoding CaiB/BaiF CoA transferase family protein has protein sequence MTDLTLPAPGALTGVTVLDLSRVLAGPYAAQMLADLGATVIKIENPRDPDVSRGFPPYLTHGDEEFSAYDAQYNRGKLGVGLDLASPEGVKVLTDLVRSADVLVENFRPGTMAKLGVGWDVLHEINPRLVYTAISGYGHTGSRTRRPAFDNTAQAAGGLWSMNGYPDRPPVRVGVTIGDVSATLFAVIGTLAALRHAEATGEGQLVDVAQVDSILALTETAVVDYTVTGKVATPAGNEHAWVRPYELFDCADGQVFFGAYTDKLWNASCDLFGTPEHKDDPEIDTMRKRFDTEVYERRVKPIVAAWLADRTKAELEELAGDVVPLTAVKTIAEVVEDPGTAERDMIVSADYGDLGVLRMFGQPIKLSATPAAPGRTANRLSEHADQVLTEFAGYDAARIAELRAAGVLP, from the coding sequence ATGACCGATCTCACGCTCCCTGCGCCGGGCGCGCTCACCGGCGTCACGGTGCTCGACCTGTCGCGCGTGCTCGCCGGCCCCTACGCCGCGCAGATGCTCGCCGACCTGGGGGCCACGGTCATCAAGATCGAGAACCCGCGCGATCCCGACGTCTCGCGCGGCTTCCCGCCGTACCTGACGCACGGCGACGAGGAGTTCAGCGCCTACGACGCGCAGTACAACCGCGGGAAGCTCGGCGTCGGACTCGACCTCGCGAGCCCGGAGGGCGTGAAGGTGCTCACGGACCTCGTGCGCTCGGCCGACGTGCTGGTCGAGAACTTCCGCCCCGGCACCATGGCGAAGCTCGGCGTGGGGTGGGACGTGCTGCACGAGATCAATCCGCGCCTGGTCTACACCGCGATCTCCGGCTACGGCCACACGGGTTCCCGCACCCGCCGCCCCGCCTTCGACAACACCGCGCAGGCCGCGGGGGGACTGTGGTCGATGAACGGCTACCCCGACCGGCCGCCCGTGCGCGTCGGCGTCACGATCGGCGATGTGTCCGCCACCCTGTTCGCGGTGATCGGCACGCTCGCCGCACTCCGCCATGCCGAGGCCACGGGTGAGGGACAGCTGGTCGACGTCGCGCAGGTCGACAGCATCCTCGCCCTGACCGAGACCGCGGTCGTCGACTACACCGTGACGGGAAAGGTGGCCACGCCCGCCGGCAACGAGCACGCCTGGGTGCGCCCGTACGAACTCTTCGACTGCGCCGACGGACAGGTCTTCTTCGGCGCGTACACCGACAAGCTCTGGAATGCGAGCTGCGACCTGTTCGGCACCCCGGAGCACAAGGACGACCCCGAGATCGACACCATGCGCAAGCGGTTCGACACCGAGGTGTACGAGCGCAGAGTGAAGCCCATCGTCGCCGCCTGGCTCGCCGACCGCACGAAAGCGGAGCTCGAGGAGCTCGCCGGAGACGTCGTACCGCTGACCGCCGTGAAGACGATCGCCGAGGTCGTCGAAGATCCAGGCACCGCCGAGCGCGACATGATCGTGTCGGCCGACTACGGCGATCTCGGCGTGCTGCGCATGTTCGGCCAGCCCATCAAGCTCTCGGCGACGCCCGCGGCCCCCGGCCGCACGGCGAACCGTCTGTCCGAGCACGCCGACCAGGTGCTCACCGAGTTCGCCGGCTACGACGCGGCGCGCATCGCCGAGCTGCGCGCCGCGGGCGTGCTGCCGTGA
- a CDS encoding FAS1-like dehydratase domain-containing protein, protein MSIVRTETVLAPTVEGYRGTFAGQEPVRAVGAELPAAWEGVLFPFAVPMADLRPDGTPARDGIIPEIDLPRRMYAGETTDFLRPVRIGDEVVQTARLGSVVEKDGSRGRLVFVDVEREYAVDGEPAIRSVWHDVFLDAADPDAPVRPPRTDPDAVAAADWSEEFVLDARQLFRFSALTFNTHLIHYDGAWAREVEGLPDLLVHGPLTRILLMDAARRHAPHREPARLDVRAIAPMLVDRPVRLVGHDDGDRTVVTALDTADVVLATADITWRAS, encoded by the coding sequence GTGAGCATCGTGCGCACCGAGACCGTGCTCGCCCCGACCGTGGAGGGCTATCGCGGCACCTTCGCCGGACAGGAGCCGGTGCGGGCGGTCGGTGCGGAGCTGCCCGCCGCGTGGGAGGGTGTGCTGTTCCCCTTCGCGGTGCCGATGGCGGATCTGCGTCCGGACGGCACCCCGGCCCGCGACGGCATCATCCCCGAGATCGATCTGCCCCGCCGGATGTATGCGGGGGAGACCACGGATTTCCTGCGTCCCGTGCGCATCGGAGACGAGGTCGTGCAGACCGCGCGACTCGGGTCCGTCGTCGAGAAGGACGGCTCGCGTGGACGTCTGGTCTTCGTCGACGTCGAACGCGAGTACGCGGTCGACGGGGAACCGGCGATCCGCAGCGTGTGGCACGACGTGTTCCTGGACGCCGCCGACCCGGATGCCCCGGTGCGACCACCGCGCACCGACCCGGACGCCGTCGCCGCCGCGGACTGGTCCGAGGAGTTCGTCCTCGATGCGCGGCAGCTGTTCCGGTTCTCGGCGCTCACCTTCAACACCCATCTGATCCACTACGACGGCGCCTGGGCACGCGAGGTCGAGGGCCTGCCCGACCTGCTCGTGCACGGTCCGCTCACCCGCATCCTGCTGATGGATGCCGCCCGCAGACACGCGCCGCATCGCGAGCCCGCGCGGCTCGACGTGCGCGCGATCGCGCCCATGCTGGTCGACCGGCCGGTACGGCTGGTGGGACACGACGACGGGGATCGCACCGTGGTCACCGCGCTGGATACCGCCGACGTCGTGCTCGCCACGGCCGACATCACCTGGAGAGCGTCATGA
- a CDS encoding FMN-binding negative transcriptional regulator: MRHTPEYVFDDVEGIRALVRENPWGTIVSFVPGRGLVASHYPLLLAEDADGIVLVSHVGRPDERLHELGAHEVMVIVYGPQGYVSPSWYDTSPAVPTWNFAVAHLHGTPEILSDEENLRVLDRLVAHFESPLPEPYLMRETLENAAYAERIVHGTVGFRLRVDRFEAKEKMSQDKPAEVVDRVIAALGEPGPYENPQLAARMARVHGREGQA; encoded by the coding sequence ATGAGGCACACCCCGGAGTACGTGTTCGACGACGTCGAGGGCATCCGTGCCCTCGTGCGTGAGAACCCGTGGGGCACGATCGTCAGCTTCGTGCCGGGCAGGGGGCTCGTCGCCTCGCACTACCCGCTGCTGCTCGCGGAGGATGCCGACGGCATCGTGCTCGTGAGTCATGTCGGTCGCCCGGACGAGCGCCTGCACGAGCTCGGCGCGCACGAGGTGATGGTGATCGTCTACGGACCGCAGGGCTACGTCTCGCCCAGCTGGTACGACACCTCGCCCGCGGTGCCGACCTGGAACTTCGCGGTCGCGCATCTGCACGGCACACCGGAGATCCTGTCCGACGAGGAGAACCTGCGGGTGCTGGATCGTCTGGTCGCGCACTTCGAGAGCCCGCTGCCGGAACCGTATCTGATGCGGGAGACCTTGGAGAACGCCGCCTATGCGGAGCGGATCGTGCACGGCACGGTCGGGTTCCGCCTGCGGGTCGATCGATTCGAAGCGAAAGAGAAGATGAGCCAGGACAAGCCCGCAGAGGTCGTGGACCGTGTGATCGCCGCGCTCGGGGAACCGGGCCCGTACGAGAACCCGCAGCTGGCCGCCCGCATGGCCCGCGTGCACGGGCGGGAGGGGCAGGCGTGA
- a CDS encoding ornithine cyclodeaminase yields MTAFVGVADMVSWIAAHGAERIMAEMADTIESDFRRWESFDKSERVANHTPFGVIELMPISDPDLYAFKYVNGHPFNPGRGFQTVTAFGVLADVHNGYPVFLAEMTVLTALRTAATSAMVARRLARPDSEVMAMIGAGSQAEFQALAFRAVLGIRRLRVFDVDEAASAKLVRNLVPRGFEVVVCASASEATAGADVVTTCTADKAVAQVLTDADVAPGMHINTIGGDCPGKTELDPRILDRGPVFVEYTPQTRVEGEIQNVAPDFPVTEFWRVLNGTAPGRTSPAQITIFDSVGFAIEDYSALRHLRDSVAGTDLAREIDLVAAPDDPKDLFGFTTVPVPAV; encoded by the coding sequence GTGACCGCGTTCGTGGGTGTCGCCGACATGGTGAGCTGGATCGCGGCGCACGGCGCCGAGCGGATCATGGCCGAGATGGCCGACACGATCGAGTCCGATTTCCGCCGCTGGGAGTCGTTCGACAAGAGCGAGCGGGTCGCCAACCACACCCCGTTCGGGGTGATCGAGCTGATGCCGATCAGCGACCCCGATCTGTATGCGTTCAAGTACGTCAACGGGCATCCGTTCAATCCGGGTCGCGGCTTCCAGACCGTGACGGCGTTCGGGGTGCTCGCCGACGTCCACAACGGCTACCCGGTGTTCCTGGCCGAGATGACGGTGCTCACCGCGCTGCGCACCGCCGCCACGTCGGCGATGGTCGCCCGGCGGTTGGCGCGGCCGGACTCCGAGGTGATGGCGATGATCGGTGCGGGCAGCCAGGCCGAGTTCCAGGCGCTCGCGTTCCGTGCGGTGCTCGGGATCCGGCGACTGCGGGTGTTCGACGTGGATGAGGCGGCATCGGCCAAGCTCGTGCGCAACCTCGTGCCCCGAGGGTTCGAGGTCGTCGTGTGCGCCTCGGCGTCCGAGGCGACAGCCGGCGCCGACGTCGTCACCACGTGTACGGCGGACAAGGCGGTCGCGCAGGTGCTGACCGACGCCGACGTCGCCCCCGGTATGCACATCAACACGATCGGCGGCGACTGCCCCGGCAAGACGGAGCTCGATCCGCGGATCCTCGACCGTGGTCCGGTGTTCGTCGAGTACACCCCGCAGACACGTGTGGAGGGCGAGATCCAGAACGTCGCCCCCGATTTCCCCGTCACGGAGTTCTGGCGGGTGCTGAACGGCACCGCGCCCGGCCGCACGTCGCCGGCGCAGATCACGATCTTCGACTCGGTCGGCTTCGCGATCGAGGACTACTCGGCGCTGCGGCATCTGCGCGACAGCGTCGCCGGCACCGACCTCGCCCGCGAGATCGACCTCGTCGCCGCCCCCGACGATCCCAAGGACCTGTTCGGGTTCACCACCGTCCCCGTCCCTGCCGTCTGA
- a CDS encoding amidohydrolase translates to MSSSSALTLQNVRPYDGGDPVDVVVRDGQIAAITPAGTNTAEGEAVDGAGRWIGPGFWDAHVHFTQHVIRRRRVDLTETHSAADVLDVVRRARAEGWPLVDGMLMGYGFRDGLWPVPASVAALDAAVPDVPVVLVSGDLHCGWMNHAAQSRFGIELDETGLLREGPWIQLLHSFDEAKGLSLSAYREAADAAAARGVVGVVEYENTDNVTEWSERTAQGLDALRVDIAVWPDRLEAAIAQGLRTGDIVDERGLIEFGRLKVVVDGSLNTRTAWCWDPYPGMDPSHPHACGLESVPIEELRRLLGIARAGGVEAAVHAIGDRANTEVLDTFEALDMRGVIEHAQLVREEDFARFAALGLIASVQPEHAMDDRDVADHHWAGRTARAFAFGSLHRAGAALRLGSDAPVAPLDPWVSLSAATARSRGDRDAWHPEQRLPLDVALAASVRSSLAVGQPADLVLSDDDPYAADRDALRAMPVAATLLAGRFTWRQF, encoded by the coding sequence ATGAGCTCCTCCTCCGCCCTGACCCTGCAGAACGTCCGCCCCTACGACGGGGGCGATCCCGTCGACGTCGTCGTGCGCGACGGACAGATCGCCGCGATCACCCCGGCAGGCACGAACACTGCCGAGGGTGAGGCGGTCGACGGCGCCGGTCGCTGGATCGGACCGGGGTTCTGGGACGCGCATGTGCACTTCACCCAGCACGTCATCCGTCGTCGTCGTGTCGATCTCACCGAGACGCACAGCGCGGCGGACGTGCTCGACGTCGTCCGCCGGGCCCGCGCCGAGGGCTGGCCCCTGGTCGACGGCATGCTGATGGGCTACGGCTTCCGCGACGGGCTCTGGCCCGTGCCGGCATCGGTCGCTGCGCTCGACGCCGCGGTGCCGGATGTGCCGGTGGTCCTCGTCAGTGGCGACCTGCACTGCGGATGGATGAACCACGCTGCGCAATCGCGCTTCGGCATCGAGCTCGACGAGACCGGACTGCTGCGCGAGGGCCCCTGGATCCAGCTGCTGCACTCCTTCGATGAGGCGAAGGGGCTGTCGCTGTCGGCCTACCGCGAGGCGGCGGACGCGGCAGCGGCGCGCGGCGTGGTCGGGGTGGTCGAGTACGAGAACACCGACAACGTCACCGAGTGGTCGGAGCGCACCGCTCAGGGCCTGGACGCGCTCCGCGTCGATATCGCCGTGTGGCCGGACCGGCTGGAGGCGGCGATCGCTCAGGGCCTGCGCACCGGTGACATCGTGGACGAGCGCGGGCTGATCGAATTCGGTCGCCTCAAGGTGGTCGTCGACGGTTCCCTCAACACCCGCACCGCCTGGTGCTGGGACCCGTACCCGGGCATGGACCCCTCGCATCCGCACGCCTGCGGGCTGGAGAGCGTTCCGATCGAGGAACTGCGACGACTGCTCGGCATCGCCCGCGCCGGGGGAGTCGAAGCCGCTGTGCACGCGATCGGCGACCGCGCGAACACCGAGGTGCTCGATACGTTCGAAGCCCTCGACATGCGCGGCGTGATCGAGCACGCGCAGCTCGTGCGCGAAGAGGACTTCGCCCGCTTCGCCGCCCTCGGACTGATCGCCAGCGTGCAACCCGAGCATGCGATGGACGACCGCGACGTCGCCGATCACCACTGGGCCGGTCGTACTGCTCGGGCGTTCGCCTTCGGCTCGCTGCACCGGGCCGGCGCGGCTCTGCGCCTCGGCTCCGATGCCCCCGTCGCGCCGCTCGACCCCTGGGTCTCGCTGAGCGCGGCGACCGCCCGCAGCCGTGGAGACCGGGACGCCTGGCACCCCGAACAGCGTCTGCCGCTCGATGTCGCGCTCGCGGCATCCGTGCGCAGCAGCCTCGCCGTGGGACAACCTGCCGACCTCGTGCTCAGCGACGACGATCCCTACGCCGCCGACCGTGATGCCCTGCGCGCGATGCCGGTGGCGGCGACGCTGCTCGCCGGCCGCTTCACGTGGCGTCAGTTCTGA
- a CDS encoding amidohydrolase yields the protein MDATPGVISTLFTNAKVFTGETETTFASAFRVTAGVVDWVGDESAATGDITVDLGGRTVLPGLIDSHTHPALIAGTAPAAECFPPAVTSADDLVAVLRAHADGLTDPDAWVLGRGFDDTKFPGRRMPTAADLDRVSTTRPVLVWRCDAHSAVCNTRALEIAGITAHTPDPDGSRFERDADGEPNGVLTEIAAVGAVAAFIPAPTRDAQIDALVGLGEELASRGIVAVCDLLSTRIDDPVATFRTAVDRGLRTRVALYPGWDPVAPLADLAAGDREGQIRIAGVKVVLDGAYSNRTAWVHEAYPESCDHGLRLVDDADVLAAAEWARRNHVQLAIHAMGDRALDRVVELFADAEPWLDGIPSVRIEHATIVSDDYLARLRAARMSFGIATHTVFFFAEYDGYEKALRAEQVPDAYPIARLYAGLDPLALSSDRPATAWSGADDVMLSVEAAVRRRTYNGIDFGPEAAITVPQALLLYTGRARLLSPLEGVGQLAPGFDGSFAVLDRDVFTVPEDEISAVRVAETWIRGERFS from the coding sequence ATGGATGCGACACCCGGCGTGATAAGCACGCTGTTCACGAACGCGAAGGTCTTCACGGGTGAGACCGAGACGACCTTCGCCTCGGCATTCCGTGTCACCGCCGGCGTGGTCGACTGGGTCGGCGACGAAAGCGCAGCGACCGGCGATATCACGGTCGACCTCGGCGGCCGGACGGTGCTGCCCGGCCTCATCGACAGCCACACCCACCCGGCGCTGATCGCCGGTACGGCTCCGGCGGCGGAGTGCTTCCCGCCCGCGGTGACTTCCGCGGACGACCTGGTGGCGGTGCTGCGCGCGCACGCCGACGGTCTCACCGACCCCGACGCCTGGGTGCTCGGCCGCGGATTCGACGACACCAAGTTCCCCGGACGACGGATGCCGACCGCCGCGGATCTCGACCGGGTGAGCACCACGCGCCCGGTGCTGGTGTGGCGCTGCGATGCGCACTCCGCAGTGTGCAACACCCGCGCCCTCGAGATCGCCGGCATCACGGCTCACACCCCCGACCCGGACGGTTCGCGGTTCGAGCGCGATGCCGACGGAGAGCCGAACGGTGTGCTCACCGAGATCGCCGCGGTCGGGGCGGTTGCCGCATTCATCCCCGCCCCGACCCGCGACGCGCAGATCGACGCCCTCGTCGGCCTCGGCGAGGAACTCGCCTCTCGAGGCATCGTGGCCGTGTGCGATCTGCTCTCCACCCGGATCGACGACCCGGTGGCGACGTTCCGGACGGCGGTCGACCGCGGTCTGCGCACCCGTGTCGCGCTCTACCCCGGGTGGGACCCCGTCGCTCCTCTCGCGGATCTCGCCGCGGGTGATCGCGAGGGGCAGATCCGCATCGCCGGAGTCAAGGTGGTGCTCGACGGCGCGTACTCCAACCGCACCGCGTGGGTGCACGAGGCGTATCCGGAGTCCTGCGATCACGGTCTGCGCCTGGTCGACGATGCCGACGTCCTGGCCGCGGCCGAGTGGGCCCGCCGCAACCACGTGCAGCTCGCGATCCACGCCATGGGCGACCGTGCGCTCGACCGCGTGGTGGAGCTCTTCGCCGATGCCGAGCCCTGGCTCGACGGCATCCCCTCGGTGCGCATCGAGCATGCGACGATCGTGAGCGACGACTATCTCGCCCGCCTCCGCGCGGCCCGCATGAGCTTCGGCATCGCCACGCACACGGTGTTCTTCTTCGCCGAGTACGACGGCTACGAGAAGGCGCTGCGCGCCGAGCAGGTGCCGGATGCGTATCCGATCGCCCGCCTGTACGCAGGACTCGACCCGCTCGCGCTGTCGTCCGACCGGCCGGCCACGGCCTGGAGCGGTGCGGATGACGTGATGCTCTCTGTCGAAGCCGCCGTGCGTCGGCGCACCTACAACGGCATCGACTTCGGCCCGGAGGCGGCCATCACGGTGCCGCAGGCGCTGCTGCTGTACACCGGTCGCGCCCGGCTGCTCTCGCCGCTCGAGGGCGTCGGTCAGCTGGCCCCCGGCTTCGACGGCAGCTTCGCGGTGCTCGACCGCGATGTGTTCACGGTGCCGGAGGACGAGATCTCCGCCGTGCGCGTCGCGGAGACCTGGATCCGCGGGGAGCGCTTCTCATGA
- a CDS encoding M20 metallopeptidase family protein codes for MSRFGAAAEAVADRLIAVRRELHGAVEVGIDLPGTQQIILRELSDLGLEIAVGAALSSVTAVLRGGLPGPVVLLRGDMDGLPIVEASALDFAATGAAMHACGHDLHMAGLLGAARLLAAQRDELPGTVIFMFQPGEEGHAGARLMLDEGVLDAAGERAVAAYAIHVDSAVPAGQLVVREGAMMASANALRMVVRGSGGHAAFPHLAIDPVPVAAQLILAVQTFAARRLPATDQAVISITRLSSDSEASNILAASVSLEANIRTLSTATLEVVREELPALLRGIAEANGCTLDTTFIASYPVTYNDPAETREVIAVLDELVGADRVIRREAPYMASEDFSYVLEEVPGALVFLGAAAERPVPLHSDDAIFDDGVLGLQATVLAELAWRRLARG; via the coding sequence ATGAGCCGCTTCGGTGCGGCGGCCGAGGCCGTGGCCGATCGTCTGATCGCGGTGCGGCGCGAACTGCATGGCGCTGTCGAGGTCGGCATCGACCTGCCCGGGACGCAGCAGATCATCCTGCGGGAACTCTCCGACCTCGGCCTGGAGATCGCCGTCGGCGCGGCGCTCTCGTCGGTCACCGCCGTGCTCCGGGGCGGTCTGCCCGGTCCCGTCGTGCTGCTGCGCGGCGACATGGACGGACTGCCGATCGTGGAGGCATCCGCACTCGATTTCGCGGCCACGGGCGCAGCGATGCACGCGTGCGGGCACGACCTGCACATGGCCGGTCTGCTCGGTGCCGCACGGCTGCTCGCAGCGCAGCGGGATGAGCTCCCCGGCACGGTGATCTTCATGTTCCAGCCCGGCGAAGAGGGGCACGCCGGAGCGCGCCTGATGCTCGACGAGGGCGTGCTCGACGCCGCGGGTGAGCGCGCGGTCGCGGCCTACGCGATCCACGTCGACAGCGCGGTGCCGGCGGGGCAGCTCGTCGTGCGCGAAGGGGCGATGATGGCCAGCGCGAATGCGCTGCGGATGGTCGTGCGCGGCAGCGGCGGCCACGCGGCCTTCCCGCACCTCGCGATCGACCCCGTGCCCGTCGCCGCGCAGCTCATCCTGGCCGTGCAGACCTTCGCCGCGCGACGACTTCCCGCCACGGACCAGGCCGTGATCTCGATCACCCGGCTGTCGAGCGACTCCGAGGCGAGCAACATCCTGGCGGCGAGCGTGAGCCTGGAGGCGAACATCCGCACGCTGTCGACCGCGACGCTCGAGGTGGTGCGCGAAGAGCTGCCGGCTCTGTTGCGCGGCATCGCCGAGGCGAACGGCTGCACGCTCGACACGACGTTCATCGCGTCGTACCCGGTCACCTACAACGACCCTGCCGAGACCCGCGAGGTGATCGCGGTGCTCGACGAGCTCGTCGGCGCCGACCGCGTCATCCGGCGGGAGGCGCCGTACATGGCGTCGGAGGACTTCTCGTATGTGCTGGAGGAGGTGCCCGGAGCCCTGGTGTTCCTCGGCGCCGCCGCCGAGCGCCCCGTGCCGCTGCACTCCGATGATGCGATCTTCGACGACGGGGTGCTCGGTCTGCAGGCGACGGTGCTGGCCGAGCTCGCCTGGCGTCGTCTCGCGCGCGGTTGA